TATGCTAGTTGTTAGCATTATATTTATGACCAAAAATGTCCTCCTCCCTTGGACAGAACTGGTGTGCACCCGTACATCTCATCGACCAGCCCTGCCTTCTCTGACATCTGCAGACAGCCCCTTAGGTTTGTTCCGGGCCCTGCAGCACACCCCCTTAGCACCTTCTCACAGAGCCCAATGCTGTGAAAACTTTTATCACCTGTAACATCTGGGTGGAGGACCTCCTCTCAGGGTATTTAGACAGCCTAGGAGGGTGGTGAGGGGCCAGGTTGGCCATGGAGTCACCAGCAGGCATCAGCAGCCCCCTTCTGCTTCCTGGCCAGGCAGACACCGTGCAAATGCAGGCTCCCTCGCCCACTCACCAGAGCTGTGCGGGCCAGGGGAGCCGGGCTGGATTCTTCAGCGCAAATGTACTCACAGCTGCATCCGCCCGGGGCAGCCCCAGGGACCACAGAGTTCTTTCATGCCCACTGCCGCTAATTGCAGataatgcattaaaaatacaGAGCCGCATCTGTTCATTTCAACACGAGTATCGAGGAATTTACGTGGCTCGTAATGACAGGGTGTGAGGGGAGTAACACGCTTCATTCTGCCTGCGGGCCAGAGCCGCAGCTGTGAGCAGAGAGCTGGAGGTGTGATTTCTGGTGCCCAACAAATTCTCTGGGTGAGAGCCAAGCCCTTCCGAGGAGGCTCCGAGGGAAAGATCCTGGTGTTTCTCTGGAAATGCCAAACTGTGTAACCAGTCAAGCACAGGctgttgtctcaggaggcctccCGGCCCAAGTCTGCTGTGTGTCCAGTTCCAAAAAGAGGAGGTGACTGACAGCTTGTGTGTCCAGTTCCAAAAAGAGGAGGTGACTGACAGCAGGCCCGGGAAGGAGGAACCTTTCAGGATTCCATTGCTTGTTTTCCAGCACTGAGCACCTCGCCTAGAGCCTCagttcctcatctacaaaatggggacGTTTAAAGTTTCTGCCTGATTGATTTTATTAAGTAAGGTTGTTACATGTAAGGTTtttccgggtggctcagtgggtaaagaatccgcctacaatgcaggagacacaggagacctgggttcaatcccagggtcgggaagatcccctggagaagggaacggctacccactccagtagtcttgcctggagaatcccatggacagaggaacctggcaggctacagtccatggggtcacaatgagttggacactactgaagcgactgagcacacactcacacattgcATGTAAATTGCCTCAAACGCTACTAGGCATGGCACAGCGACATAAACAACAGctttatgttattattttactGTATGAGGAGCCCTGCGTGAGATTTTTAAGGGCACTAGGATGAATAAGGCAAGGCCCCTGCTCTCCTGCACAAGTTGAGACAAACGCTAGTTAAGATGTGATATGAACGAGATGATGATGTGGTACGGGAGCATCAAGTAGGGTGAGAGGGTccaagagggcttcctggaggaagggacaCTTGAGCTGAGTCTTGGCTAACAAGTGGAAATTTACCAGACCTTGAAGGTAGGAAGGAGGAGTTCAGCCTGgagcagcatgtgcaaaggccctgaggagaGTGTGAGAGTGTTTCTGGAGGAAGTATTGTAGCACAGGGCCTTGGGGCGGGTGTACTAAGTATCTATTtcctgtgtaacaaattaccccaaatcTTATGGCTTGAAGCCAGGTTTCTCATCTCACCTTGTCTGTGTGGTAGGAATCTGGGTAGGGCTCAGCCAGATTCTCACAACAACGCCATCAAGGAACCTTCCTGGGCTATCATCATCTCAAAGCTCTGTTGGGGAAAAAGATTTGCTCCAAGCTTATTATCGGGGtggtttgaaggattttgatgtCCTCAATGCTATTGACCAGAGGTTGCCTTAGTTGCTTTCCACAGAGCAGCTTTCAACACAGCTGTTGCCTTCATCAAAGTGAGTtcgagacagagaaagacagaaatcatGGTCTTTTATAACCTAATCTCAGAATCGGTTGCCCATCACTTTTGCTGTATTCTATTTTGTTAGAAGCACTGGGCTTCTCCTTTGGACAGAACTGGTGTGCACCTGTACCTCTCATTGACTAGCCCCGTCTCCTCTGAAATCCACGTACACATAAGGGGAGAGGGTTATACAAGGGTGTGAATGCCAGGAGACAAAAATCATTTAGTCACTTCTAAAGCTGCCTACAGCAAGCTGCCCCCTATCCTGCAATGACTTCATGGGCTTTCCACATGCAACATACTGTTACCCCTTCCCAAGGCACCCCAAAAGCCTTATCCCATGAAAGCATTGGCCCAGTGTCCAGAATTGCACCATCTAAATCAAGTTCAGGTATGGACCAACTTGGTGTAGTTCCTTAAGTACAGGTCCTAAAATATTGTTACTCTGAGCTATAGCTTTGCAAAACCAGGTGGACAAGTCCCCTGTCCCCTCACACAGGACATACAGTGGTGGAACAGGCACAGGGCAATGGGTTCAGACATTCTTACTCAAAAGTGGGGAGAAAGTGAGGCAGAGAAAAGTCCCTGGCCCATAATAATTCTGAAATCCACCAATGAAAATATTGGAAGTTTCTTGATTAGTTTCAAAATCTGAGAATATTCAGCTCTACCTTTTGAGCTCTTGGTTTCTCCCTCTGAGTCgtccttcttttttcttcatgaaaagaAATGTATGTTTGAAGCTTACTTTTCTTCAGCCTGCTTCCTGCGGAGAATTTGGGGAGCCCAATGACCTCTTTTTATTTTGCGCCCTCTCTGTCCTTTTTGTTCCAATCTGACAGTGATACTTCTGATAATAGTTTTCTCCAAAACTTAGTGGGTCTTCTGTAAATTTCATAGAGATTCACTCTATTACAcaaaaaccacaaccacagattTCTTTGAACTGAACTTCTCTACCTTGGGCGTCCGTTAAGATGGCCAAGGGACAATGCTCATACGCTTCCCAGAGGCCCTATTGTTTGATCTGGAGACTCTGTAAAGCCCACCCTGGTCTCTTTAGAGGGCCTTTGTGAAGCTGAATAACACTACAATCCTTTGATCTTCCTGAGGTCTTAGCCACAGGTTGTACAGTCACACACTTGGCTTTATCTCCAGACCACCTTTTCTTGACAGTGCTCAAAGCCATCTCTTAATTTTAGCATCCTTTGCTGTCTTGGGAGGCTGAGAGCTTTCCAAACTATCTTCCCCACCACCTTTCCCTCCTTTTATCTCTCTTCTcacattgctgttgttcacttagtcacgtctgattctttgcagccccatggactgcagcacaccaggcttctctgtccttcactgtctcccggagttcgctcaaactcatgtccattgagtcggtgattccatccaaccatctcaccttctgtcaccccttctcctcctgtcctcaatctttcccagcatcaaggtctttttcagtgagtcagctctttgcatcaggtggccgaagtattaatcttcagcatcagtccttccaatgagtgtccAGGGTTGagtccctttaggattgactgatttgatctcctctctgtccaagcatcttctccagaaccacagtttgaaaacataaattctttagtgctcagctttccttatggcccaactctcacatccatacacaactactggaaaagccataactctgaccagacagacctttgttggcaaagtgatgtctctgctttttgatacgctgtctaggtttgtcatagcttttcttccaaggaataaacattttttaatttcatgactgcggtAACTgcccgcagtgattttggagcccaagaaaataaaatctgccactgtttccataaGCAGCAAGAAGAAACCAGCTAGTACCTTCAACCCTTTGCCTAGATATCTCTTTAGCCAGATCACAGAGTTGATCAGGCACATGCCCTTCCATATCCCTGCAGATGACATTGTCGCCAAGGTTTCCTTCACTGCATAACAAGGGTCCCCTTCCTCCAGCTTCCAGTAAGATGTTCCTCACTTCCTTTGACCCTTCCCCAGCATCATCCTCAAAGTTCTTGTTTCTCTAATAAGCTCCTCAGAATactcccagcctctgcccaccACCTGGTTCCAAAGCCATCTCACTTTCTGAGATATTTTTCATGACACTGCTTCTCTCTCGATACTAAAATCTGTGTTCATTATCTATTTCAGTTTGTAACAATTTACTCCAAACCTTAGTGCCATAAAACAACATGCATTACCTTAATTTCTATGGGTCAGGACCCTGGTACCGCTTAGCTGGGCCAATCATAAGTTGCAATAAAGGTATCTATGGTGGCTGGGGAGTGATCCTCTTCCAGGCTTACTCAGTTACTGGCGGGATTCAGGTCCCTGCAGGTTGTTTGATTGAGGGCCTCAGTTCCTTGCTGGGCACTGGCCAGAAGCCTCCCTGAATTCCTTGCCATGTGGACCTCTCTACAGGGTGGCTTTCAACATGTCAGTTGCTTCgagtaagtgagaaagagagagaggagagaccaGGAGAGTCTTTTATAGCCTAGTCCCTTCTGAAGAAGTGACATCCTATCACTTTTGCCCTGTTCTGTTCATTAGAAGGAACTCACTAGGTCCAGCCCACACTCAAAGGGAAGAATCACACAAGGGTGTGAATGCGAGGAGGCAGGGTTCACGGGGAACCGTTTCAGAAGTTGAATGTGGGCGACAGTGCCTCTAACAAGGCAGCAGTGGCCTGATTATGCCACGTCAGCCTCCCATCGTGAGGCTCAACTGCCGAAACATCCCACCGTCCAGCCACCGCTCGGCCAGCCGGAGCAGTGGAGGGACTGGAAAGCGCCCCAGAGGAGGGGAGCTGATACAGGACAGCTGTTGTCAGCGGATGGCCACACGAGAGTGCTCCACTGTGTCACTGCTGATCTGCCCCGGAGGTCAAGGCCAGGATCACAGGACCCCCTTTTGGCCTTTAGCCTAGCTCTTTCTCTTGCTTGaactgtttttttgtgttttgttctcTCTGTCTTTAAACCATTCATTAGAGACCAGGGCGGGCAACCCCATCCGCTGGGCACTTGTCACATACCAGGCTTCATTTACAGTGATGTCCCAGACATTTCGTTTATTCCCCAGGTACTGTTTGTGGGTTTGTGATTGGAGGTGTAGGTGTTGTTTGTGGGTCTGTGACTATTTGTGGGTTTGTGATTAGAGGTGCAGGTGTTGTTTGTGGGTTGTGATTGTTTGTGGgtctgtgattgtggctttgtGATTGTTTGTGGGTTTGTGATTAAAGGTGCAGGTGTTGTTTGTGGGTCTGTGATTGTTTGTGGGTCTGTGACTATTTGTGGGTCTGTGACTGTTTGGGGGTTTGGGATTAGAGGTGCAGGTGTTGTTTGTGGGTCTGTGACTGTTTGTGGGTCTGTGACTGTTTGTGGGTTTGTGATTAGAGGTGCAGGACAGGACAGTAAGGTGCCAGTGCTTTGTGACTTCACCCTGATGACCTCACCCTGGCCACGGACTTGATCCTCAGTCGTATAGGCCCAGAAACTGGACCTTTTGGTCCCCAAACAGCTGATGCTTTAGTGAAGACTGAAGTTAACGCTAAGATTCCAATGCTGCTGTGTGGCTCAGGTGCTAATCGATCATCGTTTGCAACTGGGATCAACTTCTCTGTTGTAGTttgagggaagcccaatctatatgtatgtatgtgtgtatatgtgtgtgtgtatgtgtgcatgcatgcatgctaagtcactttagtcatgtccaactctttgcgaccctatggactgtagcctgccaggctcctgtgtccatagaattctctagaaaagcatactggaatggattgccatgtcctcctccaggggatcttcctgacccagggatcaaattcatgtctcctgcagctcctgcattgcaggtggattctttactgctgcaccaccagagaagcccacacatttgtctgtacatctgtgcccatatatattccttttccaaGTTCAGAGTCAGTTGGCAGatgaagaagacagacagatgaggATTAGCCTCTCACCTTTATTATTGATGAACCCGTTGGAGAGGAGACCTGAGTAAACTTTGCAGCCagggttgaaggagtgggacagggaggtgggggagaagagagaagagcaGGTCAGCCCTTCCTCTCAGACTCACTTGGCAGATCAGTGATGCCTCCTCATCAGCATAAATGCCAGGGCTGCATGAGAGAAAAGAACTCCATGATCCTGGGACCAGCAGCATCCTATTACCTGGGAACTTGCAGAAATGCACATGTTGGGCCCCACTCCCAGAAAAATTGACTCAAACTTTAGGGGTGGGACCCAGCATTCTGTGTCTGAATGAGGTCTGAGGTGATTCTGATGAAGGCTCaaagctgagaaccactggtctactgGGAGCTGCTCCACCTGAAAATCTGAGCCCTAGGAAGCAGTGTTCCCCTAGAATGTTTCGCCATGCTCGTCTGCCCTTCCCCCCATCTCTGGGAGAATGAATCATAGGAGGGACGTTTCAGAGCTTCCACATTTGGTTTTTAGCTTACAACTCTCCCAGGAGGCCCAGTGGAGGCtcctgaagggaaaggctacccactccactgttctggcctggagaattccatggactgtacagtccatggggtctcaaagagatggacacgactgcgtgactttcacttcaccaaaGGGAGGAGTGCCATGAATTTGGCATGTGCTAGCCTTGCCTCTTCCTCTTGCAGACCTTGGAGGGACCAGCATCCCCTTAGTGGGACTTGATAGACTCCAGAATGACTGTTAGCCAGAAGTGGAAATGGAGGCAGGAAAGCCTCTTTGACTCCCCTTTGCACTGAGGTTTCACCACAGACttcttgctaagtcatgtcccccTCTAACCACATCTGCCTGCTCACTCACCCCTCTAGTCATTCTCGCCTCTCTTCTGTCCAATATGCCAAGCCAATTTCTGCCTCAGGATCTTTGCACTTGCTGTCCTTCTATTTGAGTAGCTCTTCCCTAAGACCCTGGAAAGCCTGCCTCCTTcttgtcctttattttttaaatttttaattagaaaattgctttacattgttttATTGGTTTCTTCTTGGCAGCAACACGAATcggccatgtgtgtgtgtgtatgtgtgtctgtatgaatatatatatattcaacccGCAACCCCACTTGTCATGATTTATCTCATTACCTTGGGTTATTTTCTTCAGAGCACTTGACACTCTCAAAAAAATGACCTGGCGTGTTTATTTGTTGACTTGTTTACATATTTATGAGAGATCAGGGATGCTGCTGTCTCCCTAGCACTAGAATAGCTCCTGGTATGTCGCTGGCATAAGATGTAtgtgaatatttgctgaataaatgaacgaAAATGCTCTGGGAGAGAAGGTTCAGAGTGGAGTGATTCAGGCATCCGGACAGGCATGGGCCCAAAGATTTGGCCTCCTTCCtcctgagggcagagggcaggggcacATGAGCCCAGTCAAGTGGGTCTGAGGGGAGTGTGAgcaccacgccaggctttccGCCTGCTCTTCTTCTCCCCTGTTATCTTAGACCCAGGCtccccctgcctctccccctcTGGCCCTCCCTCCCTACACTGCCATCCCACTCCAGTCATTAGAAGCCAGCAGAGTCACACCCTCCTGCCGGCTTTTTCATAAAGGAATGTTAATAGAGTTAGTTTTCAGCAGGAGTACTCAAAACTCTGACTTGGCCTCCCTCATTCACAGAATTAATCACACAGGAAACCAGAAAAGGGTGGTGTGAGGGGGGCCCAGCTCTGCGAGGGCCCTCTTCCCAGAGAAGACCGAGGTGGGACACACAGCCACCGCCCACCAAGAGTCCACAAACAGGCTGGAAACAAGACAGCCTAACTGGAACCACGACAGACTTGTACAAGTCAGGATCTAATTAGCCCTGGCAGGGGCAGTGGAGTGGAGGGCTCCTCTGAATTCAAGAGGTTgggaacaaagggaaaaaaatcaacaagtagggtggaggctggaaggagaaagaaggttAAAGATGGTTCCTTTTAGAATACAACGAGGCTGTCATTTAATGAGTACTGTGTTAGTTATCTACTGCCATATAGCCAATTATCACAAACTTGTTGCCTTAAAACAACCCACATTCATTATGTCATCATTTCTGTGGTTCAGAATCTACTAATAGCTTAGCTGGGTCCACTGCCTGACATCTCACAAAGCCAAGCAAGTTCTCGAGCTGTCAGCCAGAGCTGAGTTCTTATctggaggctcagctggggaAGGATACACTTCTCTGTTCATGAGGTTGCTGCAGTAGTTTCATGTATTTATAGGActgaaatcttgatttttttttttttttttgctggctgCTGGTCCATGGCACCTTCGGTTCCTAGAGATTCCCCACAGCCTGTTGCCACATGGTCTTTCTCAGCTTGGCCCCTTACTTCATCAAGCCAACAAGGATGATCTTGAGAGCAAACCAACCAGCAGGATAGAATTTTACGTACCATGGCATAATTGCAGAAGTCACATCCTGTGTCCTCTGCCCTGTTCTGTTGGTTAAAGGCAAGTTGCAGGTTCTTCCCACATTTAGTGGGAAGGGGTCACACCAGGGTATGAATCCCAGGAGGGAGGAATTGTGAAGGAGTGGCCCCTCTAGAGGATCCACCACAGAACCTATTGTGTGCTCAGGACCATGCCAAATGCTTCTGCATGCATTACATCATTATGCTTTTGCATGCATTACATCATTTAATCACTAAAaccacctgcaaggcaggcaTCACCCCCTTCAcacagatgagaaatctgagacagaaggagaagaactTACTTGCCCAAGGTCCTGCCAGTGATGGAAACCACTTGTGTCAGGACACTAAACCTAGAGGCTAGAGAATCAGCATCTTTACAGTGAGGACCAAGGGCCCGAGGGAGGTAGCGAAAGAGGAGAACGGAAGAGGAAGAGCAAGGAGGTTCTTGCTATGAGGCTTAAGACCAAGAGGGACGATGGCTGTGGATTTCaagttgagaaagaagaaaactgacaGTCTCAACTTTGCCAATGAAGCAGAAAATGAGGGTGTCTCCTGAGAGTTTGGAGGTTGGGCTGGTGGGGGAGCAGAGCCAAGTTGGAAGAGCAACTTAGGGAATGGGAAGGGGAAATGGGAAAATTTGCTGGCCTGAGTACAAGTTTGCTGAGGAGGATAAAGCTGCTTCCTCTGTGAAGACTTCAGCACTTGCCTTGGTAGTGGTCCTCAGTCCCGCCACCCTCAGCTCTTTGTTtagtctcttctcttctcaggccTTGCAGGCCTGGGGTCTGTGCCTGTGTCCACTCCTCCCATGAAGGCTGGAGCTCAACAGTAGACTGCATTGGGCCACCTGGTCCCCAGCACAGGGTCTGGCCCAGGGGAGCCCTTCATAAATAATTTGGCCTGATTCCAGACCCTAAAATTCTAAGTCACTCCACCATGTTACTTCTTACCCCCTAAAGGGTGAGAAATGACCCTGTTTGAAAAGTCTATTCCAAACtatgtattttcacttttgttccaTGAGTAAAAGTTTAAACAACAGCAGGTTACAAAGATGCAAATCCCTCATGGAATAGGGGTTAGAGGTGGAATTAGGGAAGTCTGTTGTATGTAGAACCTGGTGACAAAGAAGcagttttgcattttttcctaGTCTCTCTGCTATCAGAAGTCAAGGACCATTTCAAAACATCCCATATTAATTTATCTTGGTAGGAAACATTGCTCACAgtgtattgttgcctggaaaatacaGTTAGAGTAGACACAGTGCAATCCCATTTGTATCAAACGGCCCGTCTTGACTCATTTTAAGTGGGAGAAAACCTAACTCATACCATCTTAGACAAAAGCTCAAACATGTGGGCTTATCTTCACTCAAAAGTCCAAGAAGCCAAAGGGACTAACGTTTTGGCCTGAGGAGGCAAATGACTGCCTACAGCCCCCAGGACAGCATCCTCCCCTGGGACTTCTTATACAAGTCCTGAGGTCCACTCTGATTGGACCAGCTTGGATCACATGCCCATCAGTGAGCCAATCACTGTGTCCAGGGGGAATCCACCTGATCCAGTCTTGATCAGGATGGAGGTGGTGTGCTGtgagcaggaggaaaagaaatgggTACCGAGTGGTCATAGAGGCAACAAGTGTCCACCCTGTGGGTTATGTTCACAGAAGATTGGGTAGATGCCCACCGGAATGTTGAGAAAACCATTTTCTTCAAGTTATAGTACTCAGGCAGAGTCAGATAACCTAGTTTTGTAAAATCAGCCCCAGGCTTCACCCTAGTGAATAGAATGGGGACCACCCCTAAGGTCTCATCCTGGCCCACAAATAGTATCTAAGACTTGCTGGAGGACCAGTTCTGGAATCCCCGCAGACACTGATTCCCCTAAGGCCCACCTAAACTCCAGTTTCCCAGCCTCTGCTGGGGCCTGAATTGGAACCCTGACCTGGATTCCAGGCCTTTTGCCCTCCTGGTGAGGAGGGCGGCAGGACTGGCTATTGGGCACTTCACTATGAGCAGAGTCTTCCATCCTGGAGAACCACTTGGGGCCCAGATGCTCCCACCCCTAGGACTCCTAGCTTCTTTACACCTGGAGactcccacaccccaccccacctgcacAAGCCAAGTGCAATAAATACTGACCACACACCTTTCCAGACACTGTAGCTCCTTCTCTCAAAGCCAGCCCCTCCCAGAATCAGTTCCCGAACCCCGATCTCAACTCCACCTTGCCACTCACTCGTTTCCCAAAGTGGCAGCCATGGccaccctaacaccacacacaaaccaGAGGCAGGAATACCACGGAATGGCCCTTTATTTCTAGTTGGATCcatcacttgtgtctgactcagcTTGCTCGAACCCTCTGCACTGGTTCATAGCCGACTCTTGCAAGCGCTTCTTCGAGGGGTTGAATTGATTACGGTAGACACTGAGTTCTTCTCGGTACTTAGCTCTCAGGAGAGCTGCCCTTTGTTCGTAGGGCTGCTTGTCTACATCCGTCTTTGTAGACCACATCTTCCCCGAGGCCTTGGCCACCTGCACCACTGACCAGCTTGGATTCTCACTCTTGAGCTGGGCGTAGTGGTCTTGGCAGAAGAGTAGGAAGGACGATGGAGGCCGTCTGGGTGCATGGGGGTCccgctttctccttttcttcctcctgccGAAGTAATTCATCATCTCTTCTTGGTATCGGGCTTTGTCGAGCTTGGCCAGGGCTTCATATTTGGCCTTTTCATGCTTTGAGATGGATCTCCATTTTTCCGAACACTTTCTAGAAAACTCTTTAAAGCCAAGATAGGTATTGGGCTGCTGCTCCTTGAACTTGTTTCTGTAATTCAGCAAAAAGTGGATGTAAGAAGAGACGTTTACCTTAGGCTTTAGCTGGTCTCTTTTCCCCATgttcataaattcattttcttttctggacCCAGTAACTTGGACAGCAGAGACCTATGTCCCCCACACTCTAGGAGCAATTAGTAGTAGGTGCTCTGCTGGCGGTGAAATTTTCTGTCTGTCTGAGCTGTAGGCAAGGGTCCGCCTTTTCAGTGGTGGTGGCATTGTTGGGTCAGAGGGGACTGTGACGTCACTCACAGGCCAGCCACTCCAGGCCAGTGCTAGTGGCATTTGCATATAGGTGCTCTTATTGGCTGGCTACTTGGAGGTCAGATTTGCTTCTTGTGGAAGATGATGGGTTACCCAGGGAAGGCTCTAGCGcaaccatgccccctgcagtctTTCTCCCTGGCTTCCTGAGGCAGCAGACTGGGCTCAGGTGGAGAGCTTTCCATCCTTTGGATGTAGTAATGAGCCACAGGGTCTGCCTTCCTCGCCGTACGATTGTCAAGGTGCCTCCTCAACCTTTCCAAAGACAGCCTGGAAATAATGAACATGAGGAGGTGGATGGCTCCAGAGCTGTCATGATAAAATGTAAAGTCTTTCCATTTGCCTTGAACAGTGGCAAGCTCCTACCATACAAAGAGTTTAGTAGTAACTCTAAAAATAATCAGGTATGACAGCTGTGACTTGGTTCCTGTCAGGACAAAGTTATCTAATATAAAACCCAAGCACCTGGCCTCCAAGTCTG
This portion of the Cervus canadensis isolate Bull #8, Minnesota chromosome 2, ASM1932006v1, whole genome shotgun sequence genome encodes:
- the HMGB4 gene encoding high mobility group protein B4; the encoded protein is MNMGKRDQLKPKVNVSSYIHFLLNYRNKFKEQQPNTYLGFKEFSRKCSEKWRSISKHEKAKYEALAKLDKARYQEEMMNYFGRRKKRRKRDPHAPRRPPSSFLLFCQDHYAQLKSENPSWSVVQVAKASGKMWSTKTDVDKQPYEQRAALLRAKYREELSVYRNQFNPSKKRLQESAMNQCRGFEQAESDTSDGSN